The DNA sequence ACCTATAAATCTTAGTCGCTCCTATCGATGCACAGTTTCCCatgtattttcaaatttaaacatCGTTCAAATGCAAACACCCCCCCTCCCAAAGAAATACACACGTTAGACCCAAAAAGGCCTCAAGAGCGCCACGTCAGATTGACGTGCGGGACCCACCAGAGAAGCTTCCGACGTGGCAAAAGATGACTGGCCACAGATTCCTGCCCCCCAATACCATCATGCTTTGTAATTTCACCGAATGGTTGGAGTGCTACTTACATTGAATTCTTCTCTATAAACATATGGATTCATGTGATTTTCAAATCAtgcaattaattaatttattgaaaaaaaatgttgcatGGTTTGTAGATTTTACAGTAAAATCTCCATAATTAATGATTGATATGATATTATTCTATGTAAATTGTAAACCATAAAGTAACTTCCGGTAACATCACACTTGAAATTTCACTTCACGTATAAAGCGACTGGTTGGGGTAAAGTCTTCAcctttttctcaaaagtgtgCTTGCAATATTCAAAATGGCTTCTTGTTCTTGGGCATATATCTGAAGACCCATCCAAAAATCTCCTCATTTCCAAAACAGAACAATCACCCCGACCCCATCAGACATCGCTTGTGGCTGAGCTCTTTCTTTCCCCAAAACAAGCCAACAATCGAAGGGGTGATCGTCACCCCACAGAGGCGCAGACACTCTGTTTTTTTCGTTCTCTTTCGCCGTCCAACACTCGCCACACACAGAGGCAGATACtctgtttctttccttctctttcaagAGGATGACTGTCGACAACATTATCCCTCGCCAATTCTCGTACAACACTCTCTACGTGAACCCCCTAAACGACACCAAGCACTTCCGGAGCTGCAGCGAAGGAATCGCCCTCGAAGGCCGCTCGAATCAGAGCCCTGTTAAGCTCAATGACAACAAGGAGAATGCCCATCCCTACCCAGAACAAGATGCAGCGTTTGGAGATGATAAAGAAAATGCCGCTCCGAAAACTTGGTCTTCGGCTGTTTCCAAGCATTCCTCGAATCTGAAGTCTCTGTCGACGGGAAAAGCTTTGAACTTGAAGCCGTCTTCTCTTCAGTTCTGCATGCAAATGCAAGAGAAAGATTCGGATTTGGTGTCCAAATTAAGGGACCCAATTGGGTCAGAGAACTCCCATTCTGTGAATATCTGGGATTACTCTGATTCAGAGGCAGCTCCAGCTTCGTCTTGGTCTACACTGCCAAATAGGTGAGTTTCGGCTCAGATAAAAGTACCAGTTTTTATTCCTTGAAGTCCCGAATTTGAATGATGTGTTTGCTCATGTATAATGTGATGTTTGGTGTGGTTTCAGGACTTTGTTGTGCCGACCATTGCCTGTGGACATTGGGAGGTGCACTTGTGTTATTGTGAGGGAAACTTCTATGGACGGAGTTAGTGGCGGTACTCTGTATTCTCTGTATACCAACGTAAGTTGATTTTCTGGATGTACTTCAGTCAGTTTTATATCCCTGTTTTATTGATATTCTAAACTTAAGATTTActttcccttttctattttgctttttataATCAGTTTGTTGGATGAAGCTTAATATTTGGAAATATAGACATGgttaaatcaaattgaaaaccaTGTTGGGACCAATGAAATACTGTTTAGACCATAGTGTACAATGCCTACGAGAAGTTTAAGGTAGCTCAATGTAGTTGGCCTCGTGGAATTCCTTGTATTTGTAGACTTGCGTTCAATGTTCCTAGATGAAGCATGACAAGCTAAAATTTTCTGATGGGTGATGATTCTGTACCTTGGGTATTTTTCACAAGCTTCCAAAAATTTCGTACATAGGTTTGTCCTATTTACAATCGCAGACAGGGCACAATTGATCCATCGCATTCATGAGTGGAtctatattttccttgtcaggATAATCAATATATCCTTATTATGTAAGTAAACCTTGTGCTTTTCTCATAATGACACTGCCAGATTGGCTGCATCTGCATCATCATGGGTTTCTTATTCGGTACTGTATTGCTTGTTCTTATTGCGTAGCTCAGATTCTGCTGAATTGAGCATACTTTCATCACGTCTTGGATGTTCCATTGGTTTATAATTTCTTAGttgtattttgaaaattgcactgaCAACGGACAGAAGAACATCCAAATAATGATTTCATAAGGTAGCAGTATTAATTGGTTATAACTTGTCAAATGGACAGACACCAATCCTTCTTGATAGAATCTGAAGATCTAATGCAAATGCAACTTTGGCTAAGCAAAAGAACCGTGAATATATATAGATTCTCTTGAGGTGGATCATATGATTGTCTCAGTGATGGTGCACGTCCACCATTTGCTTCATTCTAGATTTTCACTGTCAACTTCTCTTGCTAACTATTGGTGGGGAGGCATGTGTTTGCTTCAGAATCTCTAGGTATGAAAGACTAAACAGTTTTTAGAGTTGGTGAGTCGGTGCGATTTGCTGAGCATCTTACATTTGCAGGAAGGTAAGGGACGACAAGATCGAAAACTAGCTATTGCCTTCTGCAAGAGGCGCAATGGAAAATCCATCTTCACCATAGCTCAGTCTGTAAAAGGTTTATCATCCAATGGCGATGATAGTTACATTGGGGCAGTAACAGCCAATGTCATGGGTTCAAAGTACCATATATGGGATCAGGTTCGTCTTTTTGAACTTTAGCCAACAAAACACTGATAACCCAAGCTCAGTGGACTCCCTCATAGGTTGAAAGTACCATATATGTTTCGAACTAATCGGACAACTCGGATTAATTTGGTCCTTTTTTCAGGGGGTATCTTTGAACTCTGTAGCTAGACAAACTAAGGCTCTTTTAGCAGTTGTAACGTGAGCaatctctctgtctgtctgtctctctctctctctctctctctctctctctctctctctctctcacacacacacacacacacacacacacatacacaaaaATACAGACACACCCAAAATGCAAAACTGAACTTCACGAGAGTCGGATTTCCTCTGTTTATGCAGATTTGTACCTACCATAGCCACTTGGACAGGAAGTCACAGGACAATGAGAGCTTACATACCGAAGCACCAATCAATGCAGCTAAAGAATGCAACTCATGTGAGCTTCGTGgaattcttttgacaaaaattcaGCCAATACCTCGGTGCTTGTTTCTATTTTCCTAGGTCTTCAATGAAAAGTGTTGACCTTTTTTCTGCTGTCAGGTTCCACACATCAGTGGACTCCCGAACAACTGGGAGGAAAGAACAGATAGAGTCCATCAGCTAGTCTCAAGGGTTCCACTGTATAATAAGGTAGTATAACATCTCCTTGATTATCTATTGAGAAAGACGGTTGCACGTGTAGGGGATATGTTTTCTTGAAGCGAGCTGCTTGGATCAAAGTTTTCATTATCTGCCTTGAGTTAGGTAGCTAAAATTCTTCTGTTGTTTTTTGCAATCCCAGATTTCTAAGCAATACGAGTTAGATTTCAGAGACAGGGGAAGAGCTGGACTTAAAATCCAGCGATCGGTCAAGAATTTCCAGCTTAAGTTGGAGGTATATTAAACTCCACAGTTTAATTCATATAAATTCGAAAGTGAGCAAGGACCAATAATCAGTGTTATGCCTTACCTCCAACAATGAAATATACCCACTCCTTGCTTGTGGATTTTTATACACCTGCTCACTTCATCTGCGGTCTATAATGCAAAAAGAATATGTAATGAGATGCTCCCAAGTAGGTGACTGATATTCACACATTTTCTTCAGGAGAACGGTAAGCAGACAATCCTGCAGCTTGGACGGGTGGGAAAATCTAAATATGTCATGGACTACAGGTATAATTTGCATTTTCAGGTACTTTGACTTAAACCATATTTTGCAAccaagaaatgaaaattttggtagTTTATCTCTTGTCATGCAGGTACCCTTTGACAGGTTACCAGGCATTCAGCATTTGTTTGGCGTCCATAGATTCAAAGCTATGCTGCACAGTGTGATGAAACTGTGCTTGCCCTCCTGAATTTGTAGTTCAATCTCTGAATGCAGATGTCAGATGTTATATCTTCATGTTTTGGGTGCCTTCCTAGTACTTCATACAGAAGTAGAATGGCACCATTTTTGTAGGGGCAAACATGTCGAGATGACAATTATGGGCCGTTTTAGAGGCAAAGCACGTGTATCTATTGTCGtccctttttcaaaatcaaaaaggGCATTCccttctttttgcccttttttttgttgttttttggtGGGGACCCTTTATGTTGTTTACTATGCATTTTTCTACATGTTTGCTGATCAAATGAGCCTACAATTTGCGAATTCTGTTTTGGAGTTAGATGCTATAAAGAATGGAACAAGCCTTTTAAGTGGACCAAGAGAGGCCTATGGATATGAAATGCCAGTATGACCGCTGGTTTGCTAGCCTATTTTTCAGTAATGGCCTCTGGCCACAAAGGCTTGAACATTCGAGTGAAGATCATCGATTTTAGCAATGCCTGAACTTGCATTTACACTGTATTTTGGTTTGCTTGTTGACTCAATTTACAACGTATTTGGTGTCAAACCAGGAGCTGTTTTAGCACTTTGAAATCTTCCAATAATTCTTTtaagccaaagaaaaaaaattgaaactgagGTAATTCTATTTAACCAATGATGCAATCAATAGCGAATTTGTCCCTCGTCGGAGGTCCATCATTCGACCGTTGGTCCAGATCCCAAAAGTTGGATCCCTTCTTTTGACTCGTGTCTGCGAGAGCAAGGCACCATTGCTTCAAAGTCGGAGTTACGTCAATGGGCGATGGTGAGGAGTAGGTTAATACAGATGGTCTCAAAGCTTCAATCTTTGAAGGAAGCAGAACAAGCCCAAGCTTCCATCATCAAAACAGCCCTTTGGGACCACTCTGGTATCGTTCCCAAACTCGTATCCTTCGCTTGTCTCTCTCCAGTGGGCAGCCTCTCGCATGCCCAAgcaatttttcaagaaaccaGCATGGACAATCCCTTTGTTTGTAATACTATGATTCGGGGTTACTCAAAGAGCGTGTTTCCCATTAAAGCTATACTCATTTACAACTACATGCACGGCGCTCACGTTGAATGTGATCACTTCACCTACAATTTCGTGCTCAAAGCCTGTGGTAGGATAATCTGGTGCACTAAAGATGATGCGATGGCTGGTGAGCGTATCGATATTTCTTCCAAGGGAGCTGAGATTCATTGCAGAGTCTGGAAGTCAGGGTTCGATCAGGATCAGTATATTCAGAATTCCCTGCTCCATGTGTATTCTCAGTGTGGATCGGTGAGTCACGCCCGCTGCCTTTTTGATGAAATGACGCAAAGGACTGTCACTTCATGGAACATAATTATATTGGCCTATGATCGGTCGGGTGATTTCGCATCCGCAAATCGTCTACTCGAGTTGATGCCTGCAAAGAATGTGGTTTCTTGGAATACCTTGATGGGACGGTACATCAGGATGGGCAATCTTGCAGCGGCAAAGAAGGTGTTCCTGGAGATGCCCGAGAGAGATGCAGTTTCGTGGAACTCAATGATTGCAGGTTACATTCAAGTTAAAGATTATAATGGCGCATTaagtttgtttcatgaaatgtCAAATGCCAATATTGAGGCAACAGAGATAACGCTTATTTCTGTTCTGGGTGCTTGTGCGGAGACGGGTGCTCTGAAAGTAGGCGGGATGATCCATGAGTCCATAGAAGCCAAGGGATATAAAATTGAAGGTTACTTAGGTATTGCACTTGTTGACATGTACTCCAAATGCGGAAACTTGAGTCTTGCTTGGGAAGTTTTCAGTCAAGTGAAAATGAAACCTGTTAGTTGTTGGAATGCAATGATTGTGGGTTTGGCTGTCCATGGTAATTCTGATGAAGCTTTGGAGTTGTTTGCAGAGATGGAGAGGAGGATTGATGAAGTTAGACCAAATCGAGTCACCTTTATTGGAGTGCTCATTGCTTGCAGCCACAAGGGCTTGGTGGATAAGGGCCGTGAGTTCTTTGATCGCATGAGGAAGGAGTACAAAATAGAGCCTGACATTAAACACTATGGGTGCATGGTTGATCTACTAAGCAGGTGGGGGTTGTTAAGTGAAGCTTATGAGATGATCAAGAGTATGCCCTTCAAAGCAAACTGTGTCTTGTGGAGAACATTACTTGGTGCTTGTAGGGTACATGGCAATGTGGAATTGGCAGAGTTATCCTTCCAAGAGCTTACATATTTGGAACCTACTCAGGATGGTGATTATGTACTCTTATCAAACATTTACTCTGACGCGCGAAGATGGGGCGATGTGGAATTGTTGAGAGGTGAAATGATTGACTTTAGGGTCCCAAAGAGACCTGGCTCTAGCAACATTGAGATGAAGTAATTCCATTTCACTTGCTTAGTCACAGAAGTGATCAGGACTCGACCATCCTTTTCTGGGAGAACATCAAGGAATTTCAGTGGGGACGATTGGCTTAAAAGTGAAGTCATTGAAACGCCTTCTTAGGTCAATGTTGTAATTTGCAGTGTCAAGGAGGAGCTTTGGGAACAAAGAATGGTAGGATGGCTTCCCCAGTTCATGTTGTAATGTGTTTTGAGTTGAAATGAGCTGACAATACTTGGAGCACAACTCCTGTTGAGTTAGGATCGAAATCTTTTCCTACAACCAGTGTTAGATTCAACAGTAGCTTCTGGGAGTAGGAAAGAAACGCAGTAAGTACTTTGTCAATGTACTCATCTCCTCGCTGAAAGAAACCAAGTAATGGCAGGGCCATTTTCTGCATAATGTGTGAAGAGGATGTCCTAATGCTTGTTTCTCAGTATTGGAGGATTGCTTCTTCAAGTGATTGCAATTTTCTAAGAAGGTCTAAGCAGGTTAGCATACTCTTGATGTGAAAGCATTgcaaaagagattttttttcccctttttcccttttgcataTATCTCTTGTATATGAACAATTCCATATCCTGCATAACGATTGGTGATCCTGCAATCTTGTTACCTTACAAAATGTAGACATCTATCAGAACTTTCTTTGCTAAAATAGAGGTGTTGGAACCTTCTTGTTTTCATGATCACAGATTATGCCTCTATTCTTTTTAGCTTTAACTATCTTTCTAAGTACCTCTGTAAAGCAGTCTCATATGCAGAAGAAGAAATGCACCGCCATTTTAtgtattttatgttaataaCTTGCACTCTGCTTTGAAAAAGTACTATTGCATGTCAAAGATATCACACGGAAACCACACTCCACTCAAGTTTCTTGTACTTTCTCAGGAGGTAACCAATACCACTTTAGTTTACTATGGAATAGGAAAAAACCACTACCCGTTCTTTTTCGGCCAACAAGCTTCTTGGCTTTTCCTCTTGAATATATTCACAACCACATACTTATTTGCTTTCAAGGTCCTTTTATACGAAGCTACAAGTTTCCCCTGCAAATCCCAATTTAGATCCCATGGTGTCATATACAACCCTTTGGTTCTTCTGCTGATAATTACCAATGATGCCGATCTCGTCTTCGTATGTGAGGCTTGCCAGGGCCAGGCACACCTGAGATGCATCAGtctttgcaaaataaaatatcCCATTCACATCAGCTTTCAAGTTGGCATCACCATCAAAGTGCATGTCTATTGTAGGGATCTCCACTTCTTGATATGCACTCAGATTAAAGCACGTATCCAAGATCGAGAAGCCTGGTGCTGGAGGATATCCAGTAAATTTCATCAGGAATGCTTCCTTCAGAGCCCTGTACATTGAGGGAGGAAGTCTTGAAATCACTGTACCGGAATCGATCAGAATTCCAGCTTTACCAAAACTCAGAGACTGTATCGCCGCTCCACCAACACTAATACCAGTAAGATTAAGGAAGTAGAAGGTAGGCAGCTGCGGGTTTGGGATCATAGCAGTGTAAGAAATGGGAGTGTTGTTCTTATAGACTGAAAAGTCACCACCAAAAGCTAGAGACCCTGACTCTGCAACTTCTGCAGATGGCAAACAATATGAGAAAACACCACCAAAGAGGTTTGAAGTTTGAGAGGCCATTGAAAGAGAGCTTCTCCCCAGACCCATAAGACCAGAAGCACCTCCAAAAAGGCCTTTGTTGTTTCTCCCACACCCAAATACAAAATTGTCCAGTGGAGTCGCTCCGAGGTTCAGATGTTCCACACCAAGCTCGCCACGAGTGTAGGAACCATCTCCATAGCTAACAAAATAGTTACATATTGGTGTTCTGGGACGACACACTCCTGAGTTCCCAGTGGCATATTCTAGGGACTGACAAGTCGATGAATTGCAGAGAATTGATTTGTAGGAAGGAGAAGCAGAAGGATTGAATAGAGGGTCTTGTTGGCTATAGCATACTGTGCAAGGTTGGCACTGGACCCACGTGAGATCACTCCCCGTGTCTAAAATCACACTCATATTTCTACCACCCAGTTCCATGGTGACTATGTAATTTAGAGTCTGAAGATGTACACCAGAAGTTAATGGAAGTTGAGTTTTTGCAACATCTTTAATGTCGTTGGAGTTTGCGTTTTTTATATGATGTTGGAGCGTTCGGACCCGGGCATCATCCAAAATTAAGCGCTTTTGCTGCTTCTGGTTCCAGTTCACGGTCTTCCCCGAGCAGTGAGCCTGGTGTACTATTTCCAATATGGTTGCACCATTCTTTTGTACTACAATTCCAAACAATCAAACAAGAGTTTCTGAGACGGCTTCTTGATTGTGAGGACTATGAGTTGCATGATGTGGAATATAGTAGCAAAAGGTAGAACTACACATATCTTCAATTTCTTACTTTAAACCATTGGCATTGTGTTACCAAACATGAGGCAGACAGGGTGAATTTATGGAAAAAGCATGTCATTCTGATGTTTTGTGAATGCAAAACAGTAAATGTAAATGGAGGAAACAGAGAACAGTCGGTACTTTGCTAAATAAATGgtaaagcaaagcaaagcaaaaaccGAAATTTTCTTTATCAAATACAGCTGATTCCTACTTCCCCCGCGCGCgagcacaaagagagagagagagagagagagagagagagagagagcagtaaAAGCAAGGAATGATGAACAAAGCTCACATTCTAACAAAAAGAAGCAGTTCTAAGTTGCAAATCCCCAAGTGGAagaataaaataacaaaaagagagaaaaaagccTTGTCCACGAACGCGGAATACCATTGCATTATGCTCAATTCTTGTTAGACCCTTCTTATTTAAATTTCAAACTCACTTGATTTCTGAGAGAAGCAGTTTGGAGTGCTGGTCAGCTGATCCCAGAGCGAGTTTCTCAAGCTGAGAGCTTTCTTGCCTTCCAGACTGTGAACCTCATGAGCAGTGCCAAGAAGGAGCACGAGAAGGAGGAGAGACAGTTCCAGCTGAGGTCGTCGTGTTGCTTGTGCCATTGTTCAGAACAGCGCAAGAGTTCACAATGTGCAGATATGCATtcgaaagcaaaagaagaaacagcTCTTCCCTGTGTTTTTTTGTGTGTTGTGTGAGTGTTTGTATGTGTTtgtgagagagggagggggagatTCTTAGGAGTTGGAGTTAGGGACGAGAACAAAAGAAGGGCTGGCCTGGGGACCCACgggtgcatgagaaattattggGGTTTCACGTGCACATTCTTTGcaagaaacaaagaaggaaaatttaGTATAAGCAAAGACACTCAATAACAACCATTACTAATGACATTTGAGTTCACACGTACATGGAATACCACACATTGTCTTGTTTGCGACTAATTTTCTCCTTCAAATGTTACTTTGCCATTGAAAACATCGTTTTCGACCCCCAACAAATGACGGGCACGGGGTTAATAGCGGTTTTACACTACAGTTTACCTCGTGATTTTGCATAATTTCTAATTGCGACAAAAAAGTTCTAATCTTGCCTCCTACCAAACTTTTCTTGCCCCCTCTCAATCTAATTTCTGCGTCCGCCATTGATccaaaacaagggaaaaaaaactcagtacactgtttttgtttttgttgttattGTGAGGTGGGATTGAGAGCTTGGGATTTCAAATAGATTTTTATGGCTCTTGCTGAGCTTTCAAAAGATAAGgactctttcctctctctcttcacggAATCAACTGTCACAACTTCCACACGGCGAGAGCATTTTGAGCTGTCCCTTTCTTTAACTTGACTTGCATGCAGCTCTAGACCCATGTTGGTCCTTATATTCCCTTGACAGGCACGAAGAGAATATTTGTAATTAATTAGTCCATTTATGCACTGTTTGCTTGAGCTTAATATTTGCATTTCATCGCAAGAGTCCGCTTAATTCATGCAAGTCTGACATTAGAATCTGGTTTACTGTTAAAGATAAGATAAGGGAGTGGGAGCACACAACCTTTTCTCTAACCCATGCAATGAGTTTCTTGTCCTGTGTCAAATTTGTCTCTTCATTGCGAAATGAGAGATCGATCTACTAATGATTCACCCTGATTGGAACTTAAGAATTGGTCGTTTCATTCTCCatcaagagagaaaaatttgACCCTCTGCTGGCtttctttctcatttcttcattgTAATGATGCAGGGACATTGATTTCTCTTTCCACCCATCATCGAGGAAGTGGTCTGCAATGAGCTTTACAGTGTCCCTTGTCAAATGATGTTTCCTCCCTTACAAAATTCTACAATTGTAACTCATGAAATGAAATGTGCGGCACAGCAAGCAGATTTCTCATGGTAGTGGGAAACAAGCAAATCTAGTTTGCAATTTTAACCATGGGAGATGTGAGATATCCGTTTCTATAGCATGCTCTTCAGTGTAAAGCATACTGAGACACGACTACTATATCGGGAACATCACACCGTCGCACTAACGACATCCCATTTCCAAAAGTTGTGAGCAATCCTATTAACGATGGGCTGTGAAATCAAACTCCGAAAGTCTCAATTGCACATTGGTTCTACTTGAGGCAAATCTCCTTTCCTTATTGTAACATAGTAGCCATTGTTCCTCAGGTGGTCGTCACTGTTGTTGTTCGATTTACGTGCATATATTGCTAGGAGTTGAAGCCAGTCAGAGGGAGAAAGTGAACGACCCAGATTTCCTTGCCAAGTCTTGATTGACCCCTACAAAAGAACAATTTCACGAGACAACAATAATATCATGTGgtgtgttttcttttcttttatgatggCTACACAAAACTTTTGGAGGTACTCCATATGTGGTGGACCATACCTAGCTTGATGTGGAGGATAAAAACTAGGCACAACTTCTAGTGTTTGCAGTTTTAGTGATAAAGGTTGGCGAATGAAGTTTGCCATTGATTTTTTGTTGGGGTTGGGATGGAAGTGCTATCATGGATTGGGGTTTCGATGGGTGGAAGTGGCACCACCCATACCACCACTAAACAACAAGTGCAAGACAGCCTTAAACCAAAGAAGGTTTTGCTTCTTTGGATAGGACCAGGAGGTATGGCAGGCTCTTCTATCATAGAACTCTCCCCAACTTTAAAGGTTTAGTTAGAGTTGAAAAGTATCTTTTATATCATAGCAATATTCAAAAGCTGATTATACATTTGGTAGCAGAAGATGGGGGCATCAGATGTGGCCAAAAGGAAGACTTTGTATCAAAAATTAGATTCGGAAGTGATAAAGCAAGAAAATGGACCAATTATCAAAGCAACTATGGATCTTCCTATCCGTAGTGTTCATAGCTGGATCTTCACTTACTCGAGTTTTTTCAAAAGGACCATCAGACCTATCAATTGATCTACTTAGACCATATATGTATTGTAATTCGATTTAATGGTTTTAAGCCTCTCGCGGTGGCCTTGAAAGATGGGAAACTCCTGATTTTCCTGCTTAGACAGAGGCCTCGTCAACTACATATTCAAATTAGCATGAAATTCCAATTATAATTGAGAGGCCTCGCCGAGCTCTCTCTTAGACTGTGAAAGCGGCACAAGAGAAGTTGGTTGGGCTACCTTGCCTTGAGAGCTTCCCTGGTGACTGAAAGTGATCTTTCCGGATCTAGATATAGAACATGGGCAACCTGCTTCCCTAGAAAGAGATCTGATCTTGTTAGGAAATGGTCTTCACTAACCTGCTTCTCTAGAAAGAGATCTGATCTTGTTAGGAAATGATGTTCGGTCTTGCCACACGACGAAGTGATATCCAACCCCGTCATAGAATCAGTCGAA is a window from the Rhodamnia argentea isolate NSW1041297 chromosome 8, ASM2092103v1, whole genome shotgun sequence genome containing:
- the LOC115755853 gene encoding tubby-like protein 8 codes for the protein MTVDNIIPRQFSYNTLYVNPLNDTKHFRSCSEGIALEGRSNQSPVKLNDNKENAHPYPEQDAAFGDDKENAAPKTWSSAVSKHSSNLKSLSTGKALNLKPSSLQFCMQMQEKDSDLVSKLRDPIGSENSHSVNIWDYSDSEAAPASSWSTLPNRTLLCRPLPVDIGRCTCVIVRETSMDGVSGGTLYSLYTNEGKGRQDRKLAIAFCKRRNGKSIFTIAQSVKGLSSNGDDSYIGAVTANVMGSKYHIWDQGVSLNSVARQTKALLAVVTFVPTIATWTGSHRTMRAYIPKHQSMQLKNATHVPHISGLPNNWEERTDRVHQLVSRVPLYNKISKQYELDFRDRGRAGLKIQRSVKNFQLKLEENGKQTILQLGRVGKSKYVMDYRYPLTGYQAFSICLASIDSKLCCTV
- the LOC115755828 gene encoding pentatricopeptide repeat-containing protein At5g15300-like — translated: MVRSRLIQMVSKLQSLKEAEQAQASIIKTALWDHSGIVPKLVSFACLSPVGSLSHAQAIFQETSMDNPFVCNTMIRGYSKSVFPIKAILIYNYMHGAHVECDHFTYNFVLKACGRIIWCTKDDAMAGERIDISSKGAEIHCRVWKSGFDQDQYIQNSLLHVYSQCGSVSHARCLFDEMTQRTVTSWNIIILAYDRSGDFASANRLLELMPAKNVVSWNTLMGRYIRMGNLAAAKKVFLEMPERDAVSWNSMIAGYIQVKDYNGALSLFHEMSNANIEATEITLISVLGACAETGALKVGGMIHESIEAKGYKIEGYLGIALVDMYSKCGNLSLAWEVFSQVKMKPVSCWNAMIVGLAVHGNSDEALELFAEMERRIDEVRPNRVTFIGVLIACSHKGLVDKGREFFDRMRKEYKIEPDIKHYGCMVDLLSRWGLLSEAYEMIKSMPFKANCVLWRTLLGACRVHGNVELAELSFQELTYLEPTQDGDYVLLSNIYSDARRWGDVELLRGEMIDFRVPKRPGSSNIEMK
- the LOC115755829 gene encoding aspartyl protease family protein At5g10770, whose translation is MAQATRRPQLELSLLLLVLLLGTAHEVHSLEGKKALSLRNSLWDQLTSTPNCFSQKSIQKNGATILEIVHQAHCSGKTVNWNQKQQKRLILDDARVRTLQHHIKNANSNDIKDVAKTQLPLTSGVHLQTLNYIVTMELGGRNMSVILDTGSDLTWVQCQPCTVCYSQQDPLFNPSASPSYKSILCNSSTCQSLEYATGNSGVCRPRTPICNYFVSYGDGSYTRGELGVEHLNLGATPLDNFVFGCGRNNKGLFGGASGLMGLGRSSLSMASQTSNLFGGVFSYCLPSAEVAESGSLAFGGDFSVYKNNTPISYTAMIPNPQLPTFYFLNLTGISVGGAAIQSLSFGKAGILIDSGTVISRLPPSMYRALKEAFLMKFTGYPPAPGFSILDTCFNLSAYQEVEIPTIDMHFDGDANLKADVNGIFYFAKTDASQVCLALASLTYEDEIGIIGNYQQKNQRVVYDTMGSKLGFAGETCSFV